One Halovivax ruber XH-70 genomic region harbors:
- a CDS encoding CBS domain-containing protein, protein MKVADAMTPRDEVVTAVLPGTRSDVLEYLQERSFSSVPVISESDDGPEYRGLISRQSLIDQPDEDQLVMLMEDVPTTTADTDVEDIAELMVEEGARRVPVVDGEFEGIVTVTDVVAAIARGKVDVDAEVGDYAARDVNTTHHETPLLVAEAQLSYANAPYAVVLDDEGSMCGVLTEVDILDVAHIVEGEESTGDNFPDQDAEWSWEGIKAVGSRSLPTRDIELPTGPVREFMSDDVVTVTQHRGVEEAAQEMISNDIEQIPLVTGERLVGIVRDIDLLRALYE, encoded by the coding sequence ATGAAGGTAGCCGACGCGATGACGCCTCGCGACGAGGTCGTAACGGCGGTGCTGCCGGGGACGCGCAGCGACGTCCTGGAGTACCTCCAGGAGCGGTCGTTCTCCTCGGTTCCCGTGATCTCGGAGAGCGACGACGGCCCGGAGTACCGGGGGCTCATCTCGCGACAGTCGCTGATCGACCAGCCCGACGAGGACCAGCTCGTGATGCTGATGGAGGACGTCCCGACGACGACGGCCGACACCGACGTCGAGGACATCGCCGAGCTCATGGTCGAGGAGGGGGCGCGTCGCGTCCCGGTCGTCGATGGGGAGTTCGAGGGGATCGTCACCGTGACGGACGTCGTCGCCGCGATCGCCAGAGGGAAGGTCGACGTCGACGCCGAAGTCGGCGACTACGCGGCACGCGACGTGAACACCACCCACCACGAGACGCCGCTGCTCGTCGCGGAGGCACAGCTGTCCTACGCGAACGCTCCGTACGCCGTGGTCCTCGACGACGAAGGATCGATGTGCGGCGTCCTCACCGAGGTCGACATCCTGGACGTCGCTCACATCGTCGAAGGCGAGGAGTCGACGGGCGACAACTTCCCGGATCAGGACGCCGAGTGGTCCTGGGAAGGGATCAAGGCCGTCGGAAGCCGGTCGCTCCCGACCCGTGACATCGAACTGCCGACCGGTCCCGTCCGGGAGTTCATGTCCGACGACGTCGTGACCGTGACCCAGCACCGCGGCGTCGAGGAGGCCGCCCAGGAGATGATCTCGAACGACATCGAACAGATCCCGCTCGTCACGGGCGAGCGCCTCGTCGGCATCGTCCGGGACATCGACCTGCTGAGGGCCCTGTATGAGTGA
- the glyS gene encoding glycine--tRNA ligase, with protein sequence MSDDGTTSTDDARTSEQLVELAKRRGYFFQASGAYGGVGGFYTFGPQGAALKGNVEDAWRERFAVAEGNMEIDAPTIMPEPVFEASSHLDTFDDMLVECPECGESHRADHVVEDNTEYEDAEGLPIPEVEEIIAEYELVCPACGAGLADQAVETFNLMFATNIGPGDAQPGYLRPETAQGIFVEFPRLKEYARNQLPFGVTQIGRAYRNEISPRRSIIRTREFTQAELELFVDPEDDEPDLSAVTDVDVTLYPASEQEESGGGHVETTIGDAVEAGTLQPWIAYYLGVAREWYDSLGVDMDRFRYRQHLAGERSHYASDCWDAEAEIDGNWIEIAGFSDRGAYDLSKHDEYSEDRFTVFQQYDEPRTVERAVVDPDMSYLGPEFGGDAQAVVDALETKAERDRAAFESAAETAAGESSGDGSEPRDAESVEIEVDGEHHEIPVAKTGFAVEEQTEAGEHIVPHVIEPSFGVDRLVYTVCHHAYREDEVDGEDRTYLALEPEVAPTFVGVFPLQSDDELEARARDIVDELRAVGLSVTYDDSGNIGRRYRRQDEIGTPYCVTVDYETVEGSEASGDGRSGADGAEAHSGTVTLRERDTTAQKRVSIDDLAATIEGLRTGDLTFDELDG encoded by the coding sequence ATGAGTGACGACGGCACGACTTCCACGGACGACGCCCGAACCAGCGAGCAACTGGTCGAACTCGCAAAGCGGCGGGGCTACTTCTTCCAGGCCTCCGGCGCGTACGGCGGCGTCGGCGGCTTCTACACGTTCGGTCCGCAGGGTGCGGCACTGAAGGGCAACGTCGAGGACGCCTGGCGCGAGCGATTCGCCGTCGCCGAAGGCAACATGGAGATCGACGCGCCGACGATCATGCCCGAACCGGTCTTCGAGGCCTCGAGCCACCTCGACACCTTCGACGACATGCTCGTCGAGTGTCCAGAGTGCGGCGAGAGCCACCGTGCCGACCACGTCGTCGAGGACAACACGGAGTACGAGGACGCCGAAGGCCTCCCCATCCCCGAGGTCGAGGAGATCATCGCCGAGTACGAACTCGTCTGCCCGGCCTGCGGTGCCGGCCTCGCCGACCAGGCCGTCGAGACGTTCAACCTCATGTTCGCGACGAACATCGGCCCCGGCGACGCCCAGCCCGGCTACCTCCGCCCGGAGACCGCCCAGGGCATCTTCGTCGAGTTCCCCCGCTTGAAGGAGTACGCGCGAAACCAGCTCCCCTTCGGCGTCACCCAGATCGGCCGCGCCTACCGCAACGAGATCAGCCCCCGTCGCTCGATCATCCGCACGCGGGAGTTCACGCAGGCCGAACTGGAACTGTTCGTCGACCCCGAGGACGACGAGCCCGACCTCTCGGCCGTCACAGATGTCGACGTGACGCTCTATCCCGCGAGCGAACAGGAGGAATCTGGCGGTGGCCACGTCGAGACCACCATCGGCGACGCCGTCGAGGCGGGGACGCTCCAGCCCTGGATCGCCTACTACCTCGGCGTCGCCAGGGAGTGGTACGACTCCCTCGGTGTCGACATGGACCGGTTTCGCTACCGCCAGCACCTCGCCGGAGAACGCTCACACTACGCGAGCGACTGCTGGGACGCCGAAGCCGAGATCGACGGCAACTGGATCGAGATCGCCGGCTTCTCCGATCGCGGCGCCTACGACCTCTCGAAGCACGACGAGTACTCGGAGGATCGCTTTACGGTCTTCCAGCAGTACGACGAGCCCAGAACCGTCGAGCGTGCCGTCGTCGACCCCGACATGAGCTACCTGGGTCCGGAGTTCGGCGGCGATGCCCAAGCCGTCGTGGACGCGCTCGAGACCAAAGCGGAGCGGGATCGGGCCGCGTTCGAGAGCGCGGCCGAAACGGCCGCGGGAGAGTCGAGCGGCGACGGATCGGAGCCGCGAGACGCGGAGAGCGTCGAAATCGAGGTCGACGGCGAGCATCACGAGATCCCCGTCGCAAAAACCGGCTTCGCCGTCGAGGAACAGACCGAGGCCGGCGAACACATCGTTCCGCACGTCATCGAACCGTCGTTCGGCGTCGACCGACTCGTCTACACCGTCTGCCACCACGCCTACCGCGAGGACGAGGTCGACGGCGAGGACCGGACGTACCTGGCACTCGAACCGGAGGTCGCCCCTACGTTCGTCGGCGTCTTCCCCCTGCAATCGGACGACGAACTCGAAGCGCGGGCGCGAGACATCGTCGACGAGTTACGCGCAGTGGGCCTGTCGGTCACGTACGACGATTCGGGTAACATCGGTCGCCGCTACCGCAGACAGGACGAGATCGGGACGCCGTACTGTGTGACCGTCGACTACGAGACGGTGGAGGGAAGCGAAGCGAGCGGCGACGGTCGGAGCGGCGCGGACGGAGCCGAAGCGCATTCAGGGACGGTCACCCTTCGCGAACGCGACACGACGGCCCAGAAACGCGTCTCGATCGACGACCTCGCCGCGACCATCGAAGGGCTCCGCACGGGTGACCTGACGTTCGACGAACTCGACGGCTGA
- a CDS encoding dolichol kinase: protein MADELKRRLVHASGSGLVVLYLLAQSLELGLTWQWFRILLVVLATGAVGLEILRLHFGLEWWLFDRLTREYEQDQFAGYGWYMVSMAVVVVVFGSHIALPAMLMLSLGDPISGALSADSLQRVKDGRTLAGMFVLCVVLATPFLRDYPLAVVAAALGATVADGVTVRRGDFVLDDNLTIPIYAGVAAWIAIQIGPF from the coding sequence ATGGCGGACGAACTGAAGCGACGACTGGTGCACGCGAGTGGCTCCGGCCTCGTCGTTCTCTACCTGCTCGCGCAGTCGCTCGAGCTCGGGCTGACCTGGCAGTGGTTCCGTATCCTGCTCGTCGTGCTCGCGACCGGCGCCGTCGGCCTCGAGATCCTGCGACTCCACTTCGGACTGGAGTGGTGGCTCTTCGACAGGCTGACCCGCGAGTACGAACAGGACCAGTTCGCCGGCTACGGCTGGTACATGGTCAGTATGGCGGTGGTCGTGGTGGTCTTCGGGTCGCACATCGCCCTGCCAGCGATGTTGATGCTGTCGCTCGGCGATCCGATCAGCGGCGCCCTCTCGGCGGACTCGCTCCAGCGGGTCAAAGACGGGCGGACGCTCGCCGGCATGTTCGTCCTCTGTGTCGTGCTCGCGACGCCGTTCCTCCGCGACTATCCGCTCGCCGTCGTCGCGGCTGCCCTCGGGGCGACCGTCGCAGATGGGGTGACGGTCCGACGCGGTGACTTCGTACTCGACGACAACCTGACGATCCCGATCTACGCCGGCGTGGCGGCCTGGATCGCGATCCAGATCGGTCCGTTCTAA
- a CDS encoding helix-turn-helix domain-containing protein — MRVVALTSPNTAAAPDSVPRRIVSQFDSITVDVVYIGRDGSLAIPYVWMSGTPPTAVESAISAEENFAIVDRIERTDDGAFYKTAWKVDSPLVRCITDTDGIVLEAQGTPDRWQLTVWFEDSAATSAFQECCLAHDVPLTVQRLESVGEYFGSGDDTLSSPQNETLTMAYQRGYFEDPRQVSQAELAEELGISSSAVGQRLRRGLETLAGEHVE; from the coding sequence ATGCGGGTCGTCGCCCTCACCTCCCCCAATACTGCGGCAGCGCCCGACTCGGTCCCCCGACGAATCGTCTCCCAATTCGACTCGATCACGGTCGACGTCGTCTACATCGGCCGAGACGGGTCACTCGCGATTCCATACGTCTGGATGAGCGGCACACCGCCTACCGCGGTCGAATCGGCGATTAGCGCGGAGGAGAACTTCGCCATCGTCGATCGAATCGAACGGACGGACGACGGGGCGTTCTACAAGACGGCCTGGAAGGTCGACAGTCCCCTCGTCCGCTGTATCACCGACACGGACGGAATCGTCCTCGAGGCACAGGGGACGCCGGATCGGTGGCAACTGACCGTCTGGTTCGAGGACAGTGCCGCGACGTCGGCGTTTCAGGAGTGCTGTCTGGCACACGACGTCCCACTGACTGTCCAGCGGCTGGAATCGGTCGGCGAGTACTTCGGGTCCGGCGACGACACTCTCTCGAGTCCACAGAACGAGACGCTCACGATGGCGTATCAGCGTGGCTACTTCGAGGATCCGCGGCAGGTGTCCCAGGCCGAACTCGCCGAGGAACTCGGCATATCGTCCTCCGCCGTCGGCCAGCGACTGCGACGCGGGCTCGAGACACTCGCCGGCGAACACGTCGAGTGA
- a CDS encoding HalOD1 output domain-containing protein — translation MTTNAPTGGCRDELVVSIVDAVAAASGCEPAELQPLHDVVDPDALQALFAGAGRSTGRIRFAYGEYTVVVDADGNVLVRDGPDE, via the coding sequence ATGACGACGAATGCGCCGACTGGCGGCTGTCGTGACGAGCTCGTGGTCTCGATCGTCGACGCCGTCGCGGCCGCCAGCGGCTGCGAGCCGGCCGAGCTCCAGCCACTCCACGACGTCGTCGACCCCGACGCGTTGCAGGCCCTCTTCGCGGGAGCGGGACGATCCACCGGCCGAATCAGGTTCGCGTACGGCGAGTATACGGTCGTCGTCGACGCCGACGGGAACGTCCTCGTCAGGGACGGCCCCGACGAGTAA
- a CDS encoding flavin reductase family protein — protein sequence MTEHDVSDLSARERGRLMKTAVSPRPIAWISTRSPDGVDNLAPFSAYNYVSSAEPVVSFSVPAGDRDELKDTARNVLETGEFAVNVAAEALAEEMDATSASLDADESEFDFAEVERAPCTTIDASRVADAPVTMECTLYGTMTVHDRLLTLGDVRHVHVDEGVQTDGQIDATKLETVARLGGPYYTDSDPIDLERQF from the coding sequence GTGACAGAACACGACGTTTCTGACCTTTCGGCGCGCGAACGGGGTCGCCTGATGAAGACGGCCGTCTCGCCGCGACCGATCGCCTGGATTTCGACGCGGAGTCCCGACGGCGTGGACAACCTCGCGCCGTTTTCGGCGTACAACTACGTCTCTTCGGCCGAACCGGTCGTCTCCTTCAGCGTGCCGGCGGGCGACCGCGACGAACTGAAGGACACGGCGCGGAACGTCCTGGAGACGGGCGAGTTCGCAGTGAACGTCGCCGCCGAGGCGCTCGCCGAGGAGATGGACGCCACGTCGGCCTCGCTCGACGCCGACGAGAGCGAGTTCGACTTCGCCGAGGTCGAACGCGCGCCGTGTACGACGATCGACGCTTCGCGCGTGGCCGACGCACCCGTCACGATGGAGTGTACGCTCTACGGCACTATGACCGTCCACGACCGGCTACTCACGCTCGGCGACGTCCGCCACGTCCACGTCGACGAGGGCGTCCAGACCGACGGCCAGATCGACGCGACGAAACTCGAGACGGTCGCGCGGCTCGGCGGGCCGTACTACACGGATTCCGATCCGATCGACCTCGAACGACAGTTCTGA